A genomic region of Venturia canescens isolate UGA chromosome 7, ASM1945775v1, whole genome shotgun sequence contains the following coding sequences:
- the LOC122413745 gene encoding sodium-independent sulfate anion transporter, which translates to MVSEEKEKNRRKRLGSSGYNRCKKLLEKRLPIWRWLPQYNMEKCVSDAIAGVTVGLTVMPQGLAYAILAGLEPQYGLYSAFMGAIVYVVFGSCKDITIGPTALMAIMTHEYVQGRSPDFAILLAFLSGCLQLVMACLHLDVLIDFISIPVTVGFTSATSVIIVASQLKGLLGLKISSSGFVDTITKVVQNIGSTSPCDAGMSATCIILLLLLRRMKDVKLCSDEAAKPTKSQLLVSKLIWLISTARNAIIVVACSTLAYKMEQSGGSPFVLTGTVRSGLPTFGLPPFSTQMNNRTLNFVEMCSELGPAILLVPIIGVLGNVAIAKAFANGESVDATQELLCLGICNVLGSCANSMPVTGSFSRSAVNHASGVRTPMGGLYTGALILLALSLLTPYFYFIPKASLAAVIICAVIYMIEYEVVKLMWKSSKKDLIPMFATFFLCLIIGVEYGILIGVGVNLIFLLYPSARPSMHVEKCITDSGTDYLLVTPGNSLYFPAVDFIKQFVGHAGVREGSSQLPVVVDCRYVLGADFTAAKGMAALINEFNNRKQALYFYNPRAEVVAVLRGACGEEFQQVSSQEELSYLLKPRSGTNTHQQLLPMKINESLEPLSKSNPELYHRFSYTNCHELREVTTSLLPAAVS; encoded by the exons ATGGTgagcgaggaaaaagaaaaaaaccgaCGAAAACGTCTCGGATCCTCGGGCTACAACAGATGCAAAAAATTGCTGGAAAAAAGACTGCCGATTTGGCGATGGCTGCCACAATACAACATGGAGAAATGCGTGAGTGATGCCATCGCAGGTGTGACCGTAGGCTTAACGGTCATGCCGCAAGGACTCGCTTATGCCATTTTGGCAGGCCTCGAGCCCCAG TATGGTCTGTACTCGGCGTTTATGGGGGCGATAGTTTACGTGGTATTTGGTTCCTGCAAGGATATCACAATAGGTCCGACAGCATTGATGGCTATAATGACTCATGAGTACGTACAAGGGAGAAGTCCCGATTTTGCGATTCTCCTAGCATTTCTATCCGGATGCTTGCAGCTCGTAATGGCTTGTCTACATCTcg ACGTTCTAATCGATTTTATATCGATACCGGTCACGGTGGGATTCACATCAGCGACTTCGGTAATAATCGTCGCGTCTCAATTGAAGGGCCTGTTAGGCCTGAAGATATCGTCGTCCGGTTTCGTCGACACCATTACCAAAGTCGTACAGAACATTGGCAGCACGTCGCCGTGCGACGCTGGCATGAGCGCGACGTGCATCATCCTCCTTCTGCTGCTCAGG AGAATGAAAGACGTGAAATTATGCTCCGACGAGGCGGCGAAGCCGACGAAATCTCAGCTGCTCGTGAGCAAACTCATCTGGCTGATATCGACCGCCCGTAACGCCATAATCGTCGTGGCCTGCTCGACGCTCGCTTACAAAATGGAGCAATCTGGTGGGTCACCGTTCGTGCTCACCGGTACCGTGAGATCAGGACTCCCGACGTTCGGTTTGCCCCCATTCTCCACTCAAATGAACAATCGGACGTTGAACTTTGTCGAAATGTGCTCCGAGCTCGGACCCGCGATCCTGCTCGTTCCGATAATCGGCGTCCTGGGCAACGTCGCCATCGCCAAAGCCTTCGCCAACGGCGAAAGCGTCGATGCTACACAAGAACTCTTGTGCCTTGGGATCTGCAACGTTCTAGGATCCTGCGCCAACTCGATGCCCGTCACCGGAAGCTTCAGCCGCTCGGCCGTCAATCATGCCAGTGGCGTCAGGACCCCCATGGGCGGACTTTATACCGGCGCACTCATACTTTTGGCTCTGAGTCTTCTCACTCCGTACTTTTACTTCATTCCCAAAG CATCTCTCGCAGCCGTTATAATATGTGCGGTGATATACATGATCGAGTACGAAGTGGTAAAACTGATGTGGAAATCGAGTAAGAAAGATCTCATCCCGATGTTCGCGACATTTTTCCTGTGTCTCATTATCGGCGTTGAGTACGGTATTCTCATTGGAGTAGGAGTGAATCTGATATTCCTGTTGTATCCGTCGGCGAGGCCGTCGATGCACGTCGAAAAATGCATC ACCGATTCCGGGACGGATTATCTCTTGGTCACTCCCGGTAACAGCCTGTACTTTCCGGCCGTCGATTTCATCAAACAATTCGTTGGTCACGCGGGCGTTCGAGAGGGTTCTAGTCAATTGCCGGTTGTCGTTGATTGTCGATATGTTCTGGGCGCTGATTTCACGGCGGCGAAA ggAATGGCTGCGCTGATAAACGAGTTCAACAACCGAAAGCAAGCTCTCTACTTTTACAATCCCCGTGCCGAAGTCGTTGCGGTTTTGCGGGGTGCATGCGGCGAGGAATTTCAACAAGTTTCCAGTCAGGAAGAATTGTCGTACTTGCTCAAGCCGCGCTCAG GAACG
- the LOC122413743 gene encoding uncharacterized protein isoform X1, translating to MSKLRDVKKKRKRKLEKLQLPDNPRVNQDDVRYFVLIACLLNTIKTCVSLFYAIASCAMTFSGVFRFNRFFLFVPPRPENQKMVSNERNSACNNEVVGAENLITKFHSMNWLKSPAIPHRIISHEEMANGRKGKARGRNRTAQQNRSLSDNDPGSSNTVWNGNKKLGESLFRKANAATTTEAESDEDMKKAMEESRKLYEENNRKIANLTIADDDDIDRKSDDDGFWTKKQSNLPDPEPEESAKPSDTNNNASAKTVIEIHNPPPGRSITARKSSFVGGSVKKIEEATCSRNGIESRGRGRANTSSSETARGGIQKFATIGRGSQISEPHSSMNQQKERFQSTLNSTNSEEPENCNSHRNEFRPQNNHATNRYSQPKEYPYNPRRENNTRYRYVKGQSRVERESEENLSKNDNEIEAIPEKFSSSHERLESRKSNHDVSDKNLHREEQPPQLRILQKSENSEACENALKQSEKLRLQGFRSRLNGPRPDDEDIPSTSKPEVTIATSVVDNLAEKSAPPKSFTPMHNPPPGFVENQPYYHQNEPPSSYIAARQSSQPLYDNLAHYDPLLYRLLLQKQREDYLSSPQRQVFESYKNYQPEEAQEAAVQTPIPEEPSFVYTFPAPSDYVILHSPHDPENPLFVHRSQLGLINQLPGEGYYCPERAMIAENSSPSNIVFVDSRPNIQMANESATLRGTAPSHRTRIPILQTQNLSFQAAQFQEPSYDVPRDGLIPSQCRLLSNHVRGPPGYPATRPAVPANMIPRIVTTPRGLEPGPRPRTNFHGQVSPLMTQYDEASNFGNEHFDYSHGSNRVPGPYRASFNQDTRQQHQTGQRSYSNVEGRREKFQQQTR from the exons ATGTCCAAATTACGCGATgtcaaaaagaaaagaaaaagaaaattggaaaaattacaaTTGCCTGATAACCCTCGAGTTAATCAAGATGATGTACGTTATTTTGTCCTGATCGCATGCTTGTTAAATACTATTAAAACATGCGTGTCTTTATTTTACGCGATTGCGTCGTGTGCGATGACCTTCAGCGGCGTTTTTCGATTcaaccgattttttttattcgttccgcCTCGTCCAGAAAACCAAAAGATGGTTTCGAACGAACGAAATTCCGCGTGCAACAACGAAGTCGTCGGGGCAGAGAACTTGATTACCAAATTTCATAGTATGAATTGGCTCAAGAGTCCGGCCATTCC GCATCGCATAATCTCTCACGAAGAAATGGCTAATGGTAGAAAAGGAAAAGCACGTGGAAGGAATCGGACAGCTCAACAGAATAGATCACTCTCGGATAATGATCCGGGATCATCCAATACCGTCTGGAACGGTAACAAAAAACTTGGAGAAAGCTTGTTTCGCAAAGCGAATGCTGCTACTACGACTGAGGCTGAATCTGATGAAGATATGAAGAAGGCTATGGAAGAAAGCAGGAAGTTATATGAGGAAAATAATCGGAAGATTGCAAATCTTACTATTGCGGACGATGACGATATCGACAGAAAGTCGGATGACGATGGGTTTTG gACCAAGAAGCAAAGTAATTTGCCAGATCCAGAACCAGAAGAATCTGCAAAACCATCCGATACGAACAATAACGCATCCGCGAAAACCGTGATTGAAATACACAACCCTCCTCCGGGACGATCGATTACTGCGAGAAAATCTAGCTTCGTTGGAGGGagcgtcaaaaaaatcgaggaggcGACCTGCAGCAGGAATGGAATAGAGTCCAGGGGACGCGGAAGAGCGAATACGAGCAGTTCCGAGACAGCGAGAGGAGGGATCCAGAAATTTGCGACAATCGGTCGAGGTTCGCAAATCAGCGAACCACATTCGAGTATGAATCAGCAAAAAGAAAGATTTCAGAGTACCCTGAACTCCACCAATTCGGAAGAACCAGAAAATTGCAATTCTCATCGTAATGAATTCAGGCCGCAAAATAATCACGCAACAAACAGGTACAGTCAACCCAAGGAATATCCGTACAATCCGAGACGAGAAAATAATACGAGATATCGTTACGTCAAAGGACAGTCGCGAGTTGAGCGAGAAAGTGAGGAAAATCTGTCCAAAAACGACAATGAGATCGAAGCTATCCCAGAGAAATTTTCGTCATCCCACGAACGTTTGGAATCCCGGAAATCCAATCACGATGTTTCAGATAAAAATTTGCACAGAGAAGAACAACCTCCACAATTGAGAATTTTACAAAAGAGTGAAAACTCCGAAGCCTGTGAAAACGCTCTCAAACAATCGGAGAAACTTCGTTTGCAAGGATTCAGATCGAGATTGAACGGACCACGTCCCGACGACGAAGACATTCCATCAACGTCAAAACCAGAAGTTACCATTGCGACCAGTGTCGTTGACAATCTTGCAGAAAAATCGGCACCTCCTAAAAGTTTCACGCCAATGCACAATCCTCCTCCGGGATTCGTTGAAAATCAACCTTATTACCATCAGAACGAACCTCCCAGTAGCTATATAGCTGCCCGCCAAAGCTCGCAACCGTTGTATGATAACTTGGCTCATTACGATCCTTTGCTTTATCGACTTCTTCTGCAAAAACAGAGAGAAGATTATCTTTCGTCTCCGCAACGCCAAGTTTTCGAGAGTTACAAGAATTATCAGCCGGAGGAAGCACAAGAAGCAGCGGTACAAACTCCAATACCGGAAGAGCCCAGTTTCGTTTATACATTCCCCGCGCCATCGGATTATGTGATATTACACTCGCCTCATGATCCAGAAAATCCACTTTTCGTGCACCGGAGTCAACTAGGATTGATCAATCAGTTACCGGGAGAAGGTTACTATTGCCCTGAACGTGCTATGATCGCCGAAAATTCTTCGCCGAGCAACATTGTTTTTGTCGATAGCAGGCCAAACATTCAAATGGCAAACGAATCAGCAACGCTACGCGGTACCGCACCATCTCATCGTACTCGAATTCCGATTTTACAGACTCAGAACCTAAGTTTTCAGGCAGCACAGTTCCAAGAGCCATCATATGACGTGCCTCGTGACGGTCTCATCCCATCGCAGTGCAGACTTTTATCGAACCACGTGCGAGGACCTCCGGGATATCCGGCGACCCGCCCTGCTGTGCCGGCTAACATGATCCCACGAATCGTAACGACGCCTCGTGGTTTGGAACCAGGCCCTCGCCCgagaaccaattttcatggacAAGTATCACCTCTGATGACCCAATACGACGAAGCTTCGAACTTTGGCAACGAACATTTCGATTATTCACACGGTAGCAATAGAGTTCCGGGACCTTACAGGGCATCTTTCAATCAAGATACTCGTCAGCAGCATCAAACGGGACAACGTTCATATTCAAACGTGGAAGGAAGACGAGAAAAATTTCAGCAACAAACGCGTTAA
- the LOC122413743 gene encoding uncharacterized protein isoform X2 → MVSNERNSACNNEVVGAENLITKFHSMNWLKSPAIPHRIISHEEMANGRKGKARGRNRTAQQNRSLSDNDPGSSNTVWNGNKKLGESLFRKANAATTTEAESDEDMKKAMEESRKLYEENNRKIANLTIADDDDIDRKSDDDGFWTKKQSNLPDPEPEESAKPSDTNNNASAKTVIEIHNPPPGRSITARKSSFVGGSVKKIEEATCSRNGIESRGRGRANTSSSETARGGIQKFATIGRGSQISEPHSSMNQQKERFQSTLNSTNSEEPENCNSHRNEFRPQNNHATNRYSQPKEYPYNPRRENNTRYRYVKGQSRVERESEENLSKNDNEIEAIPEKFSSSHERLESRKSNHDVSDKNLHREEQPPQLRILQKSENSEACENALKQSEKLRLQGFRSRLNGPRPDDEDIPSTSKPEVTIATSVVDNLAEKSAPPKSFTPMHNPPPGFVENQPYYHQNEPPSSYIAARQSSQPLYDNLAHYDPLLYRLLLQKQREDYLSSPQRQVFESYKNYQPEEAQEAAVQTPIPEEPSFVYTFPAPSDYVILHSPHDPENPLFVHRSQLGLINQLPGEGYYCPERAMIAENSSPSNIVFVDSRPNIQMANESATLRGTAPSHRTRIPILQTQNLSFQAAQFQEPSYDVPRDGLIPSQCRLLSNHVRGPPGYPATRPAVPANMIPRIVTTPRGLEPGPRPRTNFHGQVSPLMTQYDEASNFGNEHFDYSHGSNRVPGPYRASFNQDTRQQHQTGQRSYSNVEGRREKFQQQTR, encoded by the exons ATGGTTTCGAACGAACGAAATTCCGCGTGCAACAACGAAGTCGTCGGGGCAGAGAACTTGATTACCAAATTTCATAGTATGAATTGGCTCAAGAGTCCGGCCATTCC GCATCGCATAATCTCTCACGAAGAAATGGCTAATGGTAGAAAAGGAAAAGCACGTGGAAGGAATCGGACAGCTCAACAGAATAGATCACTCTCGGATAATGATCCGGGATCATCCAATACCGTCTGGAACGGTAACAAAAAACTTGGAGAAAGCTTGTTTCGCAAAGCGAATGCTGCTACTACGACTGAGGCTGAATCTGATGAAGATATGAAGAAGGCTATGGAAGAAAGCAGGAAGTTATATGAGGAAAATAATCGGAAGATTGCAAATCTTACTATTGCGGACGATGACGATATCGACAGAAAGTCGGATGACGATGGGTTTTG gACCAAGAAGCAAAGTAATTTGCCAGATCCAGAACCAGAAGAATCTGCAAAACCATCCGATACGAACAATAACGCATCCGCGAAAACCGTGATTGAAATACACAACCCTCCTCCGGGACGATCGATTACTGCGAGAAAATCTAGCTTCGTTGGAGGGagcgtcaaaaaaatcgaggaggcGACCTGCAGCAGGAATGGAATAGAGTCCAGGGGACGCGGAAGAGCGAATACGAGCAGTTCCGAGACAGCGAGAGGAGGGATCCAGAAATTTGCGACAATCGGTCGAGGTTCGCAAATCAGCGAACCACATTCGAGTATGAATCAGCAAAAAGAAAGATTTCAGAGTACCCTGAACTCCACCAATTCGGAAGAACCAGAAAATTGCAATTCTCATCGTAATGAATTCAGGCCGCAAAATAATCACGCAACAAACAGGTACAGTCAACCCAAGGAATATCCGTACAATCCGAGACGAGAAAATAATACGAGATATCGTTACGTCAAAGGACAGTCGCGAGTTGAGCGAGAAAGTGAGGAAAATCTGTCCAAAAACGACAATGAGATCGAAGCTATCCCAGAGAAATTTTCGTCATCCCACGAACGTTTGGAATCCCGGAAATCCAATCACGATGTTTCAGATAAAAATTTGCACAGAGAAGAACAACCTCCACAATTGAGAATTTTACAAAAGAGTGAAAACTCCGAAGCCTGTGAAAACGCTCTCAAACAATCGGAGAAACTTCGTTTGCAAGGATTCAGATCGAGATTGAACGGACCACGTCCCGACGACGAAGACATTCCATCAACGTCAAAACCAGAAGTTACCATTGCGACCAGTGTCGTTGACAATCTTGCAGAAAAATCGGCACCTCCTAAAAGTTTCACGCCAATGCACAATCCTCCTCCGGGATTCGTTGAAAATCAACCTTATTACCATCAGAACGAACCTCCCAGTAGCTATATAGCTGCCCGCCAAAGCTCGCAACCGTTGTATGATAACTTGGCTCATTACGATCCTTTGCTTTATCGACTTCTTCTGCAAAAACAGAGAGAAGATTATCTTTCGTCTCCGCAACGCCAAGTTTTCGAGAGTTACAAGAATTATCAGCCGGAGGAAGCACAAGAAGCAGCGGTACAAACTCCAATACCGGAAGAGCCCAGTTTCGTTTATACATTCCCCGCGCCATCGGATTATGTGATATTACACTCGCCTCATGATCCAGAAAATCCACTTTTCGTGCACCGGAGTCAACTAGGATTGATCAATCAGTTACCGGGAGAAGGTTACTATTGCCCTGAACGTGCTATGATCGCCGAAAATTCTTCGCCGAGCAACATTGTTTTTGTCGATAGCAGGCCAAACATTCAAATGGCAAACGAATCAGCAACGCTACGCGGTACCGCACCATCTCATCGTACTCGAATTCCGATTTTACAGACTCAGAACCTAAGTTTTCAGGCAGCACAGTTCCAAGAGCCATCATATGACGTGCCTCGTGACGGTCTCATCCCATCGCAGTGCAGACTTTTATCGAACCACGTGCGAGGACCTCCGGGATATCCGGCGACCCGCCCTGCTGTGCCGGCTAACATGATCCCACGAATCGTAACGACGCCTCGTGGTTTGGAACCAGGCCCTCGCCCgagaaccaattttcatggacAAGTATCACCTCTGATGACCCAATACGACGAAGCTTCGAACTTTGGCAACGAACATTTCGATTATTCACACGGTAGCAATAGAGTTCCGGGACCTTACAGGGCATCTTTCAATCAAGATACTCGTCAGCAGCATCAAACGGGACAACGTTCATATTCAAACGTGGAAGGAAGACGAGAAAAATTTCAGCAACAAACGCGTTAA
- the LOC122413743 gene encoding uncharacterized protein isoform X3: protein MANGRKGKARGRNRTAQQNRSLSDNDPGSSNTVWNGNKKLGESLFRKANAATTTEAESDEDMKKAMEESRKLYEENNRKIANLTIADDDDIDRKSDDDGFWTKKQSNLPDPEPEESAKPSDTNNNASAKTVIEIHNPPPGRSITARKSSFVGGSVKKIEEATCSRNGIESRGRGRANTSSSETARGGIQKFATIGRGSQISEPHSSMNQQKERFQSTLNSTNSEEPENCNSHRNEFRPQNNHATNRYSQPKEYPYNPRRENNTRYRYVKGQSRVERESEENLSKNDNEIEAIPEKFSSSHERLESRKSNHDVSDKNLHREEQPPQLRILQKSENSEACENALKQSEKLRLQGFRSRLNGPRPDDEDIPSTSKPEVTIATSVVDNLAEKSAPPKSFTPMHNPPPGFVENQPYYHQNEPPSSYIAARQSSQPLYDNLAHYDPLLYRLLLQKQREDYLSSPQRQVFESYKNYQPEEAQEAAVQTPIPEEPSFVYTFPAPSDYVILHSPHDPENPLFVHRSQLGLINQLPGEGYYCPERAMIAENSSPSNIVFVDSRPNIQMANESATLRGTAPSHRTRIPILQTQNLSFQAAQFQEPSYDVPRDGLIPSQCRLLSNHVRGPPGYPATRPAVPANMIPRIVTTPRGLEPGPRPRTNFHGQVSPLMTQYDEASNFGNEHFDYSHGSNRVPGPYRASFNQDTRQQHQTGQRSYSNVEGRREKFQQQTR from the exons ATGGCTAATGGTAGAAAAGGAAAAGCACGTGGAAGGAATCGGACAGCTCAACAGAATAGATCACTCTCGGATAATGATCCGGGATCATCCAATACCGTCTGGAACGGTAACAAAAAACTTGGAGAAAGCTTGTTTCGCAAAGCGAATGCTGCTACTACGACTGAGGCTGAATCTGATGAAGATATGAAGAAGGCTATGGAAGAAAGCAGGAAGTTATATGAGGAAAATAATCGGAAGATTGCAAATCTTACTATTGCGGACGATGACGATATCGACAGAAAGTCGGATGACGATGGGTTTTG gACCAAGAAGCAAAGTAATTTGCCAGATCCAGAACCAGAAGAATCTGCAAAACCATCCGATACGAACAATAACGCATCCGCGAAAACCGTGATTGAAATACACAACCCTCCTCCGGGACGATCGATTACTGCGAGAAAATCTAGCTTCGTTGGAGGGagcgtcaaaaaaatcgaggaggcGACCTGCAGCAGGAATGGAATAGAGTCCAGGGGACGCGGAAGAGCGAATACGAGCAGTTCCGAGACAGCGAGAGGAGGGATCCAGAAATTTGCGACAATCGGTCGAGGTTCGCAAATCAGCGAACCACATTCGAGTATGAATCAGCAAAAAGAAAGATTTCAGAGTACCCTGAACTCCACCAATTCGGAAGAACCAGAAAATTGCAATTCTCATCGTAATGAATTCAGGCCGCAAAATAATCACGCAACAAACAGGTACAGTCAACCCAAGGAATATCCGTACAATCCGAGACGAGAAAATAATACGAGATATCGTTACGTCAAAGGACAGTCGCGAGTTGAGCGAGAAAGTGAGGAAAATCTGTCCAAAAACGACAATGAGATCGAAGCTATCCCAGAGAAATTTTCGTCATCCCACGAACGTTTGGAATCCCGGAAATCCAATCACGATGTTTCAGATAAAAATTTGCACAGAGAAGAACAACCTCCACAATTGAGAATTTTACAAAAGAGTGAAAACTCCGAAGCCTGTGAAAACGCTCTCAAACAATCGGAGAAACTTCGTTTGCAAGGATTCAGATCGAGATTGAACGGACCACGTCCCGACGACGAAGACATTCCATCAACGTCAAAACCAGAAGTTACCATTGCGACCAGTGTCGTTGACAATCTTGCAGAAAAATCGGCACCTCCTAAAAGTTTCACGCCAATGCACAATCCTCCTCCGGGATTCGTTGAAAATCAACCTTATTACCATCAGAACGAACCTCCCAGTAGCTATATAGCTGCCCGCCAAAGCTCGCAACCGTTGTATGATAACTTGGCTCATTACGATCCTTTGCTTTATCGACTTCTTCTGCAAAAACAGAGAGAAGATTATCTTTCGTCTCCGCAACGCCAAGTTTTCGAGAGTTACAAGAATTATCAGCCGGAGGAAGCACAAGAAGCAGCGGTACAAACTCCAATACCGGAAGAGCCCAGTTTCGTTTATACATTCCCCGCGCCATCGGATTATGTGATATTACACTCGCCTCATGATCCAGAAAATCCACTTTTCGTGCACCGGAGTCAACTAGGATTGATCAATCAGTTACCGGGAGAAGGTTACTATTGCCCTGAACGTGCTATGATCGCCGAAAATTCTTCGCCGAGCAACATTGTTTTTGTCGATAGCAGGCCAAACATTCAAATGGCAAACGAATCAGCAACGCTACGCGGTACCGCACCATCTCATCGTACTCGAATTCCGATTTTACAGACTCAGAACCTAAGTTTTCAGGCAGCACAGTTCCAAGAGCCATCATATGACGTGCCTCGTGACGGTCTCATCCCATCGCAGTGCAGACTTTTATCGAACCACGTGCGAGGACCTCCGGGATATCCGGCGACCCGCCCTGCTGTGCCGGCTAACATGATCCCACGAATCGTAACGACGCCTCGTGGTTTGGAACCAGGCCCTCGCCCgagaaccaattttcatggacAAGTATCACCTCTGATGACCCAATACGACGAAGCTTCGAACTTTGGCAACGAACATTTCGATTATTCACACGGTAGCAATAGAGTTCCGGGACCTTACAGGGCATCTTTCAATCAAGATACTCGTCAGCAGCATCAAACGGGACAACGTTCATATTCAAACGTGGAAGGAAGACGAGAAAAATTTCAGCAACAAACGCGTTAA